One genomic segment of Sparus aurata chromosome 24, fSpaAur1.1, whole genome shotgun sequence includes these proteins:
- the LOC115576615 gene encoding NLR family CARD domain-containing protein 3-like, translating into MEQTVSCSHLETEGRGATLKKVDLLKILKDLKIEEFKEFKWHLEDRDFMKNYDYKSIAAADLENADRLETVDLMVNNYELHGAVKVTKEVLKEIPRMDLLQNLSASSSESEVCQRKLKSNLQKKFQCVFEGIAKAGNPTLLNQIYTELYITEGGTAEVNDEHEVRQIETASRKPHRPETTIRQEDIFKASPGGDEPIRTVMTQGVAGIGKTVLIQKFTLDWAEEKANQDIQFTFPFTFRELNVLKEKKFSLVELVHHFFTETKEICSFEEFQVVFIFDGLDECQLPLDFHNTKILTDSTKSTSVDVLLTNLIRGKLLPSARLWITTRPAAANQIPRECFNMVTEVRGFTDPQKEDYFRKRFRDEEQGSKIIFHIKTSQSLHIMCHIPVFCWITATVLKGVSKTTGELPKTLTEMYIHFLVVQAKVKNVKYDGGAETDPHWTPESRKMIESLGNLAFDQLQKGNLIFYQSDLTECGIDIRAASVYSGVFTQIFKEESGLYQDKVFCFVHLSVQEFLAALHVHLTFINSGVNLLSEKEKTADHQSAETCLYQSAVDKALQSPNGHLDLFLRFLLGLSLETNQNFLQGLLTQTRNRSKTNQETVKYIKKKISENLSAARSINLFHCLNELNDRSLVEEIQQSLSSGSLCTDKLSPAQWSALVFILLSSEDGLDEFDLKKYSTSEKAFLRLLPLVKASNKALLGGCNLSERSCEALSSVLRSQYSSLRELDLSNNNLQDLGVKQLSAGLGSPRCDLEIVRLTGCLITEEGCTSLASALDSNPSHLRELDLSYNHPGDSGVKQLSETATTSNKIKMKVEPAGVRWLTPGLRKYSCELTVDTNTVSRRIKLSDNNRKMTYVKKNQSYPDHPERFETLFPQLLCRTGLTGRCYWEVEWRGNVYISVSYRRIRRRGDSDEDYLFGQNDHSWSLSCSDGGLYSVRHNKRLTDISSSSSSSSSGRVAVYVDCPADTLSFYRVSSDSLIHLHTFNTTFTEPLYPGFGLFWSSSGSSV; encoded by the exons aTGGAACAGACCGTCAGCTGttcacatctggagacagaaggACGT GGAGCCACACTGAAGAAAGTGGATCTCTTGAAAATTCTGAAGGATTTAAAAATCGAAGAATTTAAAGAGTTCAAATGGCATCTGGAGGATCGTGACTTCATGAAAAACTACGACTACAAATCCATCGCAGCTGCTGACCTGGAGAATGCAGACAGGTTGGAAACAGTGGACCTGATGGTTAACAACTATGAACTTCATGGAGCTGTGAAGGTGACCAAGGAGGTTCTGAAGGAGATACCCAGGATGGACCTGCTGCAGAACCTGTCAGCCAGCAGCTCAGAATCAGAAG tttgtcagcgtaaacttaaatctaaccttcagaagaagttccagtgtgtgtttgaggggatcgctaaagcaggaaacccaacccttctgaatcagatctacacagagctctacatcacagagggagggactgcagaggtcaatgatgaacatgaggtcagacagattgaaacagcatccaggaaaccacacagaccagaaacaacaatcagacaagaagacatcttcaaagcctcacctggaggagatgaaccaatcagaacagtgatgacacagggagtggctggcattgggaaaacagtcttaatacagaagttcactctggactgggctgaagagaaagccaaccaggacatacagttcacatttccattcactttcagagagctgaatgtgctgaaagagaaaaagttcagcttggtggaacttgttcatcacttcttcactgaaaccaaagaaatctgcagctttgaagagttccaggttgtgttcatctttgacggtctggatgagtgtcaacttcctctggacttccacaacactaaaATCCTGACTGATAGCACAAaatccacctcagtggatgtgctgctgacaaacctcatcagagggaaactgcttccctctgctcgcctctggataaccacacgacctgcagcagccaatcagatccctcgtGAGTGCTTtaacatggtgacagaggtcagagggttcactgacccacagaaggaggattacttcaggaagagattcagagatgaggagcagggcAGCAAAATCATCttccacatcaagacatcacaaagcctccacatcatgtgccacatcccagtcttctgctggatcactgctacagttctgaaGGGAGTGTCAAAGAccacaggagagctgcccaagaccctgactgagatgtacatccacttcctggtggttcaggccaaagtaaaaaatgtcaagtatgatggaggagccgAGActgatccacactggactccagagagcaggaagatgattgagtctctgggaaatctggcttttgatcagctgcagaaaggaaacctgatcttctatcaatcagacctgacagagtgtggcatcgatatcagagcagcctcagtgtactcaggagttttcacacagatctttaaagaggagagtggactgtaccaggataaggtgttctgcttcgtccacctgagtgttcaggagtttctggctgctcttcatgtccatctgacgttcatcaactctggagtcaatctgttgtctgaaaaagaaaaaacagcagaccATCAATCTGCAGAGACATGTCTCTACCAAAGtgctgtggacaaggccttacagagtccaaatggacacctggacttgttcctccgcttcctcctagGTCTTTCACTGGAGACTAATCAGAATTTCCTACAAGGTCTGCTGACACAGACAAGGAATAGATCAAAGACCAATCAGGAAACTGTCAagtacatcaagaagaagatcagtgagaatctgtctgcagcgagaagcatcaatctgttccactgtctgaatgaactgaacgatcgttctctagtggaggagatccaacagtccCTAAGTTCAGGAAGTCTctgcacagataaactgtctcctgctcagtggtcagctctggtcttcatcttactgtcatcagaagacggtctggatgagtttgacctgaagaaatactctacTTCAGAGAAGGCttttctgaggctgctgccattggtcaaagcctccaacaaagctct actggGTGgttgtaacctctcagagagaagctgtgaagctctgtcctcagttctcagatCCCAGtactctagtctgagagagctggacctgagtaacaacaacctgcaggatttgggagtgaagcagctgtcagcTGGACTGGGGAGTCCACGCTGTGACCTTGAAATTGTCAG GCTGAcgggctgtctgatcacagaggaaggctgtacttctctggcctcagctctggactccaacccctcccatctgagagagctggacctgagctataatcatccaggagactcaggagtgaagcagctgtct gaaacagcaacaacatccaataaaataaagatgaa ggtggagcctgctggagtccgatggttgacaccaggtctgaggaagt attcctgtgagctcacagtcgacacaaacaccgTCAGCAGAaggatcaaactgtctgacaacaacaggaagatgacataTGTGAAGAAgaatcagtcatatcctgatcatccagagaggtttgagacCTTGtttcctcagctgctgtgtagaactggtctgactggtcgctgttactgggaggtcgagtggagaggaaatgtttatatatcagtgagttacagaagaatcagaaggagaggagacagtgatGAAGACTATTTGTTTGGACAGAATGATCATTCCTGGAGTCTGAGCTGCTCTGATGGTGGTCTGTACTCTGTCAGGCACAATAAGAGACTaacagacatctcctcctcctcctcctcctcctcttctggtagagtagcagtgtatgtggactgtcctgctgacactctgtccttctacagagtctcctctgactcactgattcacctccacaccttcaacaccacattcactgaacctctttatcctggatttggactcttctggtccagttctggttcctcagtg
- the LOC115576628 gene encoding protein NLRC3-like yields the protein MEQTVSCSHLETEGHGATLKKLDLLKILKKLKIKEFKEFKWYLEDRDFMKNYDYKSIAPADLENADRLETVDLMVKTYELHGAVKVTKEVLREIPRMDLLQNLSASSSESEVCQRKLKSNLQKKFQCVFEGIAKAGKTTLLNQIYTELYITEGGTASVNDEHEVRQIEMASRKPHRPETTIRQEDIFKPSTERDEPIRTVMTQGVAGIGKTVLTQKFTLDWAEDKANQDIQFTFPFTFRELNLLKGKKFSFVELVHYSFTETKEICSFEELQVVFIFDGLDECRPPLDFNKTEILRDVTVSTSVDVLLTNLIKGNLLPSARLWITTRPAAANQIPPECVDMVTEVRGFTDPQKEEYFRKRFRSEEQASRIISHIKTSRSLHIMCHIPVFCWITATVLEDVLKTREGGELPKTLTEMYIHFLVVQSKVKNVKYDGEAKTDSHWTPESRKMIESLGKLAFDQLQKGNLIFYDSDLTECGIDIRDASVYSGVFTQIFKEESGLYQNKVFCFIHLSVQEFLAALHVHLTFINSGVNLLPEEKTADHQSAEKRLYLEEKKSTSWWSKLFRDKPNPTPTHLINSHESVATKNKVALTQYLQSAVDQALRSPNGHLDLFLRFLLGLSLQTNQTLLRGLQTQTGNSSQTNQEAVKYIKNKFEETLSAERSINLFHCLNELNDRSLVDQIQQYLSSGRLSTDHLSPAQWSALVFILLTSEKDLDVFDLKKYSASEEALLRLLPVVKVSKKVL from the exons ATGGAACAGACTGTCAGCTGttcacatctggagacagaaggACAT GGAGCCACACTGAAGAAACTGGACCTCTTGAAAATtctgaaaaaattaaaaatcaaagaATTTAAGGAGTTCAAATGGTATCTGGAGGATCGTGACTTCATGAAAAACTACGACTACAAATCCATCGCACCTGCCGACCTGGAGAATGCAGACAGGTTGGAAACAGTGGATCTGATGGTGAAAACCTATGAACTTCATGGAGCTGTGAAGGTGACCAAGGAGGTTCTGAGGGAGATACCCAGGATGGACCTGCTGCAGAACCTGTCAGCCAGCAGCTCAGAATCAGAAG tttgtcagcgtaaacttaaatctaaccttcagaagaagttccagtgtgtatttgaggggatcgctaaagcaggaaaaacaaccctcctgaatcagatctacacagagctctacatcacagagggagggactgcatcggtcaatgatgaacatgaggtcagacagattgaaatggcatccaggaaaccacacagaccagaaacaacaatcagacaagaagacatctttaaaccCTCAACTgaaagagatgaaccaatcagaacagtgatgacacagggagtggctggcatcgggaaaacagtcttaacacagaagttcacgctggactgggctgaagacaaagccaaccaggacatacagttcacatttccattcactttcagagagctgaatctGCTGAAAGGGAAAAAGTTCAGCTTCGTGGAACTTGTTCATTACTCCTTCACTgagaccaaagaaatctgcagttTTGAAGAgctccaggttgtgttcatctttgatggtctggatgagtgtcgacctCCTCTGGACTTCAACAAGACTGAGATCCTGAGAGATGTTACAgtgtccacctcagtggatgtgctgctgacaaacctcatcaagGGAAActtgcttccctctgctcgcctctggataaccacacgacctgcagcagccaatcagattcctcctgagtgtgttgacatggtgacagaggtcagagggttcactgacccacagaaggaggagtacttcaggaagaggtTCAGAagtgaggagcaggccagcagaatcatctcccacatcaagacatcacgaagcctccacatcatgtgccacatcccagtcttctgctggatcactgctacagttctggaggatgtgttgaagaccagagagggaggagaactgcccaagaccctgactgagatgtacatccacttcctggtggttcagtccaaagtgaagaatgtcaagtatgatggagaaGCTAAGACAGattcacactggactccagagagcaggaagatgattgagtctctgggaaaactggcttttgatcagctgcagaaaggaaacctgatcttctatgattcagacctgacagagtgtggcatcgatatcagagatgcttcagtgtactcaggagtgttcacacagatctttaaagaggagagtggactgtaccagaacaaggtgttctgcttcatccatctgagtgttcaggagtttctggctgctcttcatgttcATCTGACGTTCATCAACTCCGGGGTCAATCTGCtgccagaagaaaaaacagcagaccATCAATCTGCAGAGAAACGTCTCTACctagaagaaaaaaagtcaacatcCTGGTGGTCTAAACTATTCAGAGACAAACCTAACCCTACACCAACACATCTCATCAACTCCCACGAGTCTgtagcaacaaaaaacaaagttgcattgacacagtacctccagagtgctgtggaccaGGCCTTAcggagtccaaatggacacctggacttgttcctccgcttcctcctgggtctttcactgcagaccaatcaaACTCTCCtccgaggtctgcagacacagacaggaaatagCTCACAGACAAATCAGGAAGCAGTCAAGTACATCAAGAATAAGTTTGAAGAGactctgtctgcagagagaagcatcaatctgttccactgtctgaatgaactgaacgatcgttctctagtggaccagatccaacagtacctaagttcaggacgtctctccacagatcacttgtctcctgctcagtggtcagctttGGTCTTCATCTTGCTgacatcagaaaaagatctggatgtgtttgatctgaagaaatactctgcttcagaggaggctcttttgaggctgctgccagtggtcaaagtcTCCAAGAAagttctgtaa